The following proteins are encoded in a genomic region of Mycobacterium kiyosense:
- the irtB gene encoding iron import ATP-binding/permease protein IrtB, whose product MIRAWLSLVPAERRSKVIAYATLTFVSVVVRAVGTVLLVPLVAALFGDTPRQALVWLGWLTAATVLGWLIDTTTARLGFDLGFAVLDHTQHDVADRLPDVRLDWFTAENTATTRQAIASTGPELVGLVVNLLTPLISAVLLPAVIALVLLPISWQLGAAALAGVPLMLAALWASVRLSRKADAAAGAANSALTERIIEFARTQQALRAARRVEPARSMVGDALSRQHSATIRLLGMQIPGQLLFSIASQVALILLAGATTALTVGGTLTVPEAIALIVVIARYLEPFTTVSELAPALESTRATLDRIRSVLTAPRVAAGAESLPSQSAPRIEFDGVTFGYDGGSHPVLDGVSFALEPGTATAIVGPSGSGKSTVLALIAGLHQPTRGRVLIDGVDAAALTADARRAASSVVFQHPYLFHGTIRENVLAGDPGADEDRFTRAIRLARVDELTGRLPDGVDAVVGEAGSALSGGERQRVSIARALLKGSPILLVDEATSALDNENEVAVVEALTAEPESHTRVIVAHRLASIRHADRVLFVENGRVVEDGPVDELLAAGGRFSEFWRQQHEAAEWRIAAE is encoded by the coding sequence ATGATCCGCGCCTGGCTCAGCCTGGTACCGGCCGAGCGCCGGAGCAAGGTGATCGCTTATGCGACACTGACTTTCGTCTCGGTGGTCGTTCGGGCGGTCGGCACCGTGCTACTGGTCCCGTTGGTTGCCGCGTTGTTCGGCGACACCCCGCGGCAGGCGCTGGTGTGGCTGGGCTGGCTGACCGCGGCGACCGTGCTCGGCTGGTTGATCGACACCACCACCGCGCGCCTCGGATTCGACTTGGGCTTCGCCGTATTGGACCACACCCAGCACGACGTGGCCGACCGGCTCCCCGATGTCCGGCTGGACTGGTTCACCGCCGAAAACACCGCGACCACACGGCAAGCCATCGCCTCGACCGGTCCCGAACTGGTCGGCCTGGTGGTCAACCTGCTGACGCCACTGATCAGCGCGGTGCTGCTGCCCGCGGTCATCGCCCTGGTGCTGTTGCCGATCTCCTGGCAACTCGGTGCGGCCGCGCTGGCCGGGGTGCCGCTGATGCTGGCCGCGCTGTGGGCGTCGGTGCGGCTGTCGCGCAAAGCCGACGCCGCGGCCGGTGCGGCCAACAGCGCGCTGACCGAGCGGATCATCGAATTCGCCCGTACCCAGCAGGCGTTGCGTGCCGCGCGCCGTGTCGAGCCGGCCCGCAGCATGGTCGGCGACGCGTTGAGCAGGCAGCACAGTGCGACGATCCGGCTGCTGGGTATGCAGATTCCGGGACAGTTGCTGTTCAGCATCGCCAGCCAGGTGGCGCTGATCCTGCTCGCCGGCGCCACCACGGCCTTGACGGTCGGCGGCACGCTCACCGTGCCGGAGGCCATTGCGCTGATCGTGGTGATCGCCCGCTACCTGGAGCCCTTCACTACCGTCAGCGAACTGGCGCCGGCTCTGGAGAGCACCCGCGCCACCCTCGACCGCATCCGGTCGGTGCTGACCGCGCCGAGGGTTGCGGCCGGCGCCGAATCGCTGCCTTCCCAATCCGCGCCACGCATCGAGTTCGACGGTGTCACTTTCGGTTACGACGGGGGCAGCCATCCGGTGCTGGACGGTGTCAGCTTCGCGCTGGAGCCGGGTACTGCGACCGCGATCGTCGGTCCGTCGGGATCCGGCAAGAGCACGGTGCTGGCGCTGATCGCCGGACTGCATCAGCCGACCCGCGGCCGCGTCCTGATCGACGGTGTCGACGCCGCCGCACTGACCGCCGATGCCCGTCGCGCCGCGAGCAGCGTGGTGTTCCAGCATCCGTACCTGTTTCACGGGACCATTCGGGAGAACGTGCTGGCCGGCGATCCGGGAGCCGACGAAGACCGGTTCACCCGGGCGATCCGGCTGGCCCGGGTCGACGAACTGACCGGCAGGCTGCCGGACGGGGTCGACGCGGTCGTCGGCGAGGCGGGCTCGGCGCTGTCCGGCGGCGAGCGCCAGCGGGTGAGCATCGCCCGTGCCCTGCTCAAAGGGTCGCCGATCCTGCTGGTCGACGAGGCAACCAGCGCCCTGGACAACGAGAACGAGGTCGCGGTGGTCGAAGCGCTGACCGCCGAACCGGAGTCGCACACCAGGGTGATCGTGGCGCACCGGTTGGCCAGCATCCGGCACGCCGACCGGGTCCTGTTCGTCGAGAACGGACGGGTCGTCGAGGACGGGCCGGTCGACGAGTTGCTGGCCGCGGGCGGCCGGTTCAGCGAGTTCTGGCGCCAGCAGCACGAGGCGGCCGAATGGCGGATCGCCGCGGAGTAG
- the irtA gene encoding iron import ATP-binding/permease protein IrtA (frameshifted, insertion at around 4310539,4310663), with amino-acid sequence MPRRDEKALANAIESRDWSNWYCWATPEANALKHVRKRLRDEFGFPKSEIHAQAYWSAGKEMGTRRGDEPAEAPAAEPEVVAAQPESVEAPAVPATRGSWRAQAAGQLLAPLRSALIVSGVLQAIVTLVQLAPFVLLVELARLLAAGAEESRLWNLGLWAVSLLGLGVLLGSALTLWLHVVDARFATDLRSRLLAKLSRLPLGWFTARGSGAIKQLVSDDTLSLHYLVTHAIPDAVNAVVAPVAVLLYLFVVDWRVGLVLFVPVLVYLVTMSVMMVQSGPRIAQAQRWAERMNTEAGAYLEGQPVIRVFGGAAASNFRRLLDQYVGFLVAWQRPFTGKKTLMDLATRPATFLWLIATTGTLLVVTHRMNPVDLLPFLLLGTTFGARLLGIGYGLGGIRGGMLAARRLQIALAEPELTVEELPVSHSAAGVVFDAVSFGYRPDVPVIRDVSLQLRPGTVTALVGPSGSGKSTLAALLARFHDIQAGSIRVGGQDIRSLTADELYTRVGFVLQETQLVHGTVAENIALAVPDATREQIQSAATQAQIHDRILRLPQGYDTVLGAAAALSGGERQRLTIARAILADTPVLILDEATAYADPESEYLVQQALNRLTQDRTVLVIAHRLHTVTGADQIVVLDHGRIVERGTHDELLAADGRYRRLWDTGRPRAAVSAGQEGAR; translated from the coding sequence GTGCCCCGACGGGACGAGAAGGCACTGGCCAACGCGATCGAGAGTCGCGACTGGTCGAACTGGTACTGCTGGGCGACCCCGGAAGCCAACGCGCTCAAGCACGTCCGCAAACGGCTACGCGACGAGTTCGGGTTCCCCAAGTCCGAGATTCACGCGCAGGCGTATTGGAGCGCCGGCAAGGAGATGGGTACCCGGCGCGGCGACGAGCCCGCTGAGGCGCCCGCGGCTGAACCGGAAGTTGTTGCGGCGCAACCGGAATCCGTCGAGGCGCCAGCCGTGCCGGCCACCCGGGGCAGCTGGCGCGCGCAGGCCGCCGGCCAGTTGCTGGCGCCGTTGCGCTCGGCGCTGATCGTCTCCGGGGTGCTGCAGGCCATCGTCACGCTGGTGCAGTTGGCGCCGTTCGTGCTGCTGGTCGAGCTTGCCCGGTTGCTGGCCGCCGGCGCTGAGGAGTCCCGGTTGTGGAATCTCGGGCTGTGGGCGGTGTCGCTGTTGGGATTGGGCGTGCTGCTCGGTTCGGCGCTGACGCTGTGGCTGCACGTGGTCGACGCGCGGTTCGCCACCGACCTGCGTTCCCGGCTGCTCGCCAAGCTGTCCCGGCTGCCGCTGGGCTGGTTCACCGCCCGCGGGTCGGGGGCGATCAAGCAGTTGGTGAGCGACGACACGCTGTCCCTGCACTATCTGGTCACCCACGCCATCCCGGACGCGGTCAACGCCGTGGTGGCCCCGGTGGCGGTGCTGCTGTATCTGTTCGTCGTCGACTGGCGAGTGGGGCTGGTGCTGTTCGTGCCCGTGCTGGTCTACCTGGTGACGATGTCGGTGATGATGGTCCAGTCCGGGCCACGCATCGCGCAGGCCCAGCGGTGGGCGGAGCGGATGAACACCGAAGCCGGCGCCTACCTGGAAGGCCAGCCGGTGATCCGGGTGTTCGGGGGCGCCGCCGCCTCGAACTTCCGGCGGCTGCTCGACCAGTACGTCGGCTTCCTCGTCGCCTGGCAGCGGCCGTTCACCGGCAAGAAGACGCTGATGGATCTGGCCACCCGTCCCGCGACGTTCCTGTGGCTGATCGCGACCACCGGCACGCTGCTGGTGGTCACCCACCGGATGAATCCGGTCGATCTGCTGCCGTTCTTGTTGCTGGGCACCACCTTCGGGGCCCGGCTGCTCGGCATCGGCTACGGGCTCGGCGGCATCAGGGGCGGCATGCTGGCCGCACGGCGCCTGCAGATCGCGCTCGCCGAACCGGAGCTCACCGTCGAAGAGCTGCCGGTTTCCCACTCCGCCGCGGGTGTGGTGTTCGACGCCGTCAGCTTCGGCTACCGCCCGGACGTGCCGGTGATCCGCGACGTGTCGCTGCAGTTGCGGCCCGGCACCGTGACCGCCCTGGTCGGTCCGTCCGGTTCCGGAAAGTCCACGCTGGCCGCGCTGCTGGCCAGGTTCCACGACATCCAGGCCGGGTCCATCCGGGTTGGCGGACAAGACATTCGGTCGTTGACCGCCGACGAACTCTACACCCGCGTCGGATTCGTGCTGCAGGAGACCCAGCTGGTGCACGGCACCGTCGCCGAGAACATCGCGCTGGCCGTGCCCGACGCCACCCGTGAGCAGATTCAGTCCGCGGCCACGCAGGCGCAGATCCACGACCGCATCCTGCGGCTGCCGCAGGGCTATGACACCGTGCTGGGCGCCGCGGCCGCGCTGTCCGGTGGGGAACGCCAACGCCTGACGATCGCCCGCGCGATCCTGGCCGACACCCCGGTGCTGATTCTCGACGAAGCCACCGCCTACGCCGACCCGGAATCGGAATACCTTGTGCAGCAAGCGCTCAACCGGCTGACTCAGGACCGAACCGTGTTGGTGATCGCGCACCGGCTGCACACCGTCACCGGTGCGGACCAGATCGTCGTGCTCGACCACGGACGCATCGTCGAGCGCGGCACCCACGACGAGTTGCTGGCCGCCGATGGCCGCTACCGCCGCCTCTGGGATACCGGCCGGCCCCGGGCGGCTGTCAGCGCCGGTCAGGAGGGTGCCCGATGA
- a CDS encoding aminoglycoside phosphotransferase translates to MSALMSIPRYPTDVTAEWLSRVLSQRGTPVEVSETRVEPIGTGQTGATYRVTAGYGSDQGELPTTFVIKLPAQDDAVRDRVVFGYRSECAFYASVADRVQVPTPDCFYSEISEDAANFALLLADQAPAVQGDQLAGCGEQEARLAVTALAGLHAPSWCDPVWLDFQGIAFARPDAEGAKGMGEVAKMSVDITLQKLGDRMTAADRETFSTTMSLVAPWLMSEYDRFALLHGDYRLDNLLFDPQRTRVSVVDWQTLGVGLPARDLAYFTATSLDSQLRPAIEESLVEQYHRALCDYGVSGYDRETCWRDYRLGVPQALLISAFGFAFASSTERGDDMVLTMLARGCQAVRDLGTLELIG, encoded by the coding sequence GTGAGTGCCCTGATGTCGATTCCCCGGTATCCCACCGACGTGACCGCCGAATGGCTGTCGCGGGTGCTCAGCCAACGCGGCACCCCGGTCGAGGTGAGCGAGACCCGCGTCGAACCGATCGGCACCGGGCAGACCGGCGCCACCTACCGGGTGACGGCCGGTTACGGTTCGGATCAGGGTGAGCTGCCCACCACGTTCGTGATCAAGTTGCCGGCCCAGGACGACGCGGTGCGCGACCGGGTGGTCTTCGGCTACCGCAGCGAGTGTGCGTTCTACGCCTCGGTGGCCGACCGGGTACAGGTGCCGACACCGGACTGCTTCTACAGCGAAATCAGCGAGGACGCAGCGAATTTCGCTTTGTTGCTGGCCGACCAGGCGCCCGCGGTTCAGGGCGATCAACTCGCCGGCTGCGGCGAGCAGGAGGCGCGGCTGGCGGTCACCGCGCTGGCCGGGCTGCACGCACCCAGCTGGTGTGATCCGGTCTGGCTGGACTTCCAGGGCATCGCTTTTGCGCGCCCGGACGCCGAGGGCGCCAAGGGCATGGGCGAGGTCGCGAAAATGAGCGTGGATATCACGCTGCAGAAACTCGGCGACCGGATGACCGCAGCCGATCGCGAGACCTTCTCCACGACAATGAGTTTGGTGGCGCCGTGGCTGATGTCCGAATACGACCGGTTCGCGCTGCTGCACGGCGACTACCGGCTGGACAATCTGCTGTTCGACCCGCAACGGACCCGGGTGAGCGTAGTGGACTGGCAGACGCTCGGTGTCGGGCTGCCGGCGCGCGACCTCGCCTACTTCACCGCGACCAGCCTGGATTCGCAACTGCGGCCGGCCATCGAGGAATCGCTGGTCGAGCAGTATCACCGGGCGTTGTGTGATTACGGGGTGAGCGGCTACGACCGTGAAACCTGTTGGCGGGACTACCGGCTCGGGGTGCCGCAGGCCTTGCTGATCTCGGCGTTCGGGTTCGCCTTCGCCAGCTCCACCGAGCGCGGCGACGACATGGTGCTGACCATGCTCGCTCGCGGCTGCCAGGCGGTTCGCGATCTGGGCACGCTGGAATTGATCGGCTGA